Proteins encoded by one window of Kribbella italica:
- a CDS encoding 1-acyl-sn-glycerol-3-phosphate acyltransferase, whose translation MADAEIIPIGSGGRPGRGSARRTTPSAAARSLAGKKIKKGEPELEPEVVEQKIFAEVPGAEQQTAPDAPDFVAFEKMVRDLFGDAGEQKVAEWLAFLRRRLTGQYEVDEFGYDAELTDQVLLSGLRPLAEKWFRVEVRGIENIPDTGSALIVANHSGTMPLDGLITQLIIADHTNRPLRTLAADLVFRTPFVGELSRKAGATLASNDDAERLLRAGNLVGVWPEGFKGLGKPFSERYKLQRFGRGGFVSAAMRTGVPIVPCSIVGAEEIYPLVGNIASLARLLGVPYIPVTPFFPLLGPLGMVPLPSKWLIEFGEPIRTDDFPEGAADDPMLVFNVTDQVRETIQQTLYALLMQRRSVFF comes from the coding sequence GTGGCTGACGCCGAGATCATCCCGATCGGCTCCGGCGGCCGGCCCGGTCGCGGCAGCGCCCGGCGGACGACGCCGTCGGCTGCCGCGCGCTCGCTGGCGGGGAAGAAGATCAAGAAGGGCGAGCCTGAGCTCGAGCCTGAAGTAGTAGAACAGAAGATCTTTGCCGAGGTTCCTGGAGCTGAGCAGCAGACTGCACCTGATGCTCCCGACTTCGTGGCGTTCGAGAAGATGGTGCGGGACCTGTTCGGGGACGCGGGGGAGCAGAAGGTCGCGGAGTGGCTGGCGTTCCTGCGCCGGCGGCTGACCGGGCAGTACGAGGTCGACGAGTTCGGGTACGACGCCGAACTGACCGATCAGGTGCTGCTGTCCGGGCTGCGGCCGCTGGCGGAGAAGTGGTTCCGCGTCGAGGTGCGCGGGATCGAGAACATCCCCGACACCGGTAGCGCGCTGATCGTCGCCAACCACTCCGGCACGATGCCGCTCGACGGCCTGATCACCCAGCTCATCATCGCCGACCACACCAACCGCCCGCTGCGCACACTCGCCGCGGACCTGGTCTTCCGGACGCCGTTCGTCGGCGAGCTCTCGCGGAAAGCCGGCGCGACCCTGGCGAGCAACGACGACGCCGAGCGGCTGCTGCGCGCGGGCAACCTGGTCGGCGTCTGGCCGGAGGGGTTCAAGGGACTCGGCAAGCCGTTCAGCGAGCGGTACAAGCTGCAGCGGTTCGGGCGGGGTGGGTTCGTCAGCGCGGCGATGCGGACCGGCGTACCGATTGTTCCGTGCTCGATCGTGGGGGCGGAGGAGATCTATCCGCTGGTCGGCAACATCGCGTCGCTGGCCCGGCTGCTCGGCGTTCCGTACATCCCGGTCACGCCGTTCTTCCCGCTGCTCGGACCGCTCGGCATGGTCCCGCTGCCGTCGAAGTGGCTGATCGAGTTCGGCGAACCGATCCGCACCGACGACTTCCCCGAGGGCGCCGCCGACGACCCGATGCTGGTCTTCAACGTCACTGACCAGGTCCGCGAGACCATCCAGCAGACGCTGTACGCCCTGCTGATGCAACGCCGCAGCGTCTTCTTCTGA
- a CDS encoding NAD-dependent epimerase/dehydratase family protein, producing MVTGVSRDAGARCARRLAADPSIGTVIGIDVVPPRAELGRVRFVRADIRNPVIAKVIAGEDVDTVVHTGVVATPGSAGGRSSMKEINVIGTMQLLAACQKAPGLRKLVVKSSTTVYGAGPRDPAMFTEEMAPRAIHHSGLSKDAVEVEGYVRGFARRRPDVTVSTLRMANWIGPRTDSPITRYFAMPVVPTVFGYDARLQFLHESDGVEAIHHATVEDLPGTFNLAGDGVLVLSQAIRRLGRPVVRLPSFTASSTAAVVRRARLADFSPDQITFLTYGRAVDTTRMRTEFAFEPQYTTAEAFDDFRASISTGAMTAASKLLTAGLGALRG from the coding sequence ATGGTCACCGGCGTCTCACGAGACGCCGGCGCTCGGTGTGCGCGGCGACTGGCCGCGGACCCTTCCATCGGGACCGTGATCGGGATCGATGTGGTTCCGCCACGGGCCGAGCTCGGCCGGGTCCGGTTCGTCCGGGCCGATATTCGCAACCCCGTGATCGCCAAGGTCATCGCCGGTGAGGACGTCGACACTGTCGTCCACACGGGCGTGGTGGCGACCCCTGGCAGCGCCGGCGGCCGGTCGTCGATGAAGGAGATCAACGTCATCGGCACCATGCAGCTGCTCGCCGCGTGCCAGAAGGCGCCCGGCCTGCGCAAGCTCGTGGTCAAGTCGTCGACCACGGTGTACGGCGCGGGTCCGCGCGACCCCGCGATGTTCACCGAGGAGATGGCGCCGCGGGCGATCCACCACTCCGGGTTGAGCAAGGACGCCGTCGAGGTCGAGGGCTACGTGCGCGGGTTCGCCCGGCGCCGCCCGGACGTGACCGTCAGCACCCTGCGGATGGCCAACTGGATCGGCCCGCGGACCGACTCCCCGATCACCCGCTACTTCGCGATGCCGGTGGTCCCGACCGTCTTCGGGTACGACGCCCGCCTGCAGTTCCTGCACGAGAGCGACGGCGTCGAGGCGATCCACCACGCGACCGTCGAAGACCTGCCCGGCACGTTCAACCTGGCCGGCGACGGGGTTCTCGTGCTGTCCCAGGCGATCCGCCGGCTCGGCCGGCCGGTCGTCCGGCTGCCGTCCTTCACCGCGTCGAGCACGGCTGCCGTCGTACGGCGGGCGCGGCTGGCGGACTTCTCGCCGGACCAGATCACCTTCCTCACCTACGGCCGCGCGGTCGACACGACCCGGATGCGGACCGAGTTCGCCTTCGAACCGCAGTACACGACCGCCGAGGCCTTCGACGACTTCCGCGCCTCGATCAGCACCGGCGCGATGACCGCGGCCTCGAAGCTGCTGACCGCCGGGCTGGGAGCGCTGCGTGGCTGA
- a CDS encoding 30S ribosomal protein bS22, translating into MGSVIKKRRKRMAKKKHRKLLKKTRVQRRKLGK; encoded by the coding sequence GTGGGTTCGGTAATCAAGAAGCGCCGTAAGCGTATGGCGAAGAAGAAGCACCGCAAGCTGCTGAAGAAGACGCGGGTGCAGCGCCGCAAGCTCGGCAAGTAA
- a CDS encoding class I SAM-dependent methyltransferase has protein sequence MRARYNGVADWYAARSTHWAEDNREDLLELLGPGDGRLCLDLGCGTGNYFAMIAETGRRVIGLDRSSDQLRFARTKGGVPLVESDAARLPFAAESFDDVLALWISTDLDDFAGTLREIARVLRPDGSFYFYGVHPCFNGPHVEYQEDGGRLAHPTYRQSGWHEPSAWWAGDGIRGTVGMRHTPLAEFLNAFLSAGLLLDHVVEPEGGPVPGALAVRARLSSGVPR, from the coding sequence ATGAGAGCTCGTTACAACGGAGTCGCCGACTGGTACGCCGCCCGCAGCACGCACTGGGCCGAGGACAACAGGGAGGACCTGCTCGAGCTGCTCGGGCCCGGGGACGGACGGCTGTGCCTCGATCTCGGGTGCGGGACGGGGAACTACTTCGCGATGATCGCGGAGACCGGGCGGCGGGTGATCGGGCTGGACCGGTCGTCGGACCAGCTGCGGTTCGCGCGGACCAAGGGCGGCGTACCGCTGGTCGAGAGCGACGCCGCGCGGCTGCCGTTCGCGGCGGAGAGCTTCGACGACGTGCTGGCGCTGTGGATCTCGACCGACCTCGACGACTTCGCCGGGACGCTGCGGGAGATCGCGCGGGTGCTGCGGCCGGACGGCTCGTTCTACTTCTACGGGGTGCATCCGTGCTTCAACGGGCCGCATGTCGAGTACCAGGAGGACGGCGGGCGGCTGGCGCACCCGACGTACCGGCAGTCGGGCTGGCACGAGCCGTCGGCGTGGTGGGCCGGCGACGGGATCCGCGGGACGGTGGGGATGCGGCACACGCCGCTGGCCGAGTTCCTCAACGCGTTCCTCAGCGCGGGGCTGCTGCTCGACCATGTGGTCGAGCCGGAAGGTGGTCCGGTGCCCGGCGCGCTGGCTGTGCGGGCTCGGCTCAGTTCAGGTGTTCCCAGGTGA
- a CDS encoding GNAT family N-acetyltransferase, protein MTIRYGGPGVRIVGDGLVLREWERGDLAAMSELFDNEEVAYWTPLRTPFDLAAAEAYYDAAHTDNGRIHLAITTDGEQPLGEVMVNEKTGSLGYVVGQAHRGQGLAVRALTLLTGYAHEELGLPRLILEIEPDNQASRSVAVRTGYALTDLPPTRLMEKGRDLQLLTWEHLN, encoded by the coding sequence ATGACGATCAGGTACGGCGGTCCCGGGGTACGGATCGTGGGGGACGGGCTGGTGCTGCGCGAGTGGGAGCGCGGCGACCTGGCGGCGATGTCGGAGCTGTTCGACAACGAGGAGGTCGCGTACTGGACGCCGCTGCGCACTCCGTTCGACCTCGCCGCGGCCGAGGCGTACTACGACGCCGCGCACACCGACAACGGGCGGATCCACCTCGCGATCACCACCGACGGCGAGCAGCCGCTCGGTGAGGTGATGGTGAACGAGAAGACCGGTTCCCTCGGGTACGTCGTCGGCCAGGCGCATCGCGGGCAGGGTCTCGCCGTACGGGCCCTGACTCTCCTGACCGGCTACGCCCACGAGGAGCTCGGTCTGCCGCGGCTGATCCTCGAGATCGAGCCAGACAACCAGGCCAGCAGATCGGTCGCCGTCCGGACCGGCTACGCGCTCACCGACCTCCCGCCCACCAGGCTGATGGAGAAGGGCCGCGACCTGCAGCTCCTCACCTGGGAACACCTGAACTGA